Proteins encoded within one genomic window of Capsicum annuum cultivar UCD-10X-F1 unplaced genomic scaffold, UCD10Xv1.1 ctg83241, whole genome shotgun sequence:
- the LOC124895609 gene encoding uncharacterized protein LOC124895609 isoform X1 — protein MVATRRSGSLPSTAKRSASSDDDSSSKRHKVDNNSNAESSEKPKLSSEKPTENPKELSSTEPPEFGVGAVTPQAGGAAAAASDKGDDAPAVSVATPVAEGATPAIVDKPRSSVTLRKLNQGSETTSPWCRLISEFPQNPTIHVSATTFMIGSSKNAHLPIKQQTVSATLCLIRLTQHEGNWVAVLESRGKGSVQVNGKTVRKNSSCILKSGDELVFGVTGTHAYIFEQLPHELGVKSPPSDVRTSAGKLVRVERRAGDASAVAGASILASLSSLRQDPSRLKPTSQVSGNEPSSPVIHEDEFDGLEVDSAANVGSSSAADVGLTSKILPLDGNLNASRDAGDIPEEREWTRDSMPASAAGVSVRCAVFKEEIHAAIVDGQQLDISFDSFPYYLSENTKNVLIAAAYIHLKHKEQVKYTSELATINPRILLSGPAGSEIYQEMLAKALAHFYGAKLLIFDSHSFLGGLSAKEAELLKEGCSAHKMSTNSKQIPGEPDMPKGNESSSGQATNADTQTDFLGLEAQPKMESSNVASLAGTSKNTLFKTGDKVRFIGSASGGLYSSSARGPAFGTRGKIVLPFEDNPSSKIGVRFDKPIPDGVNFGGLCDDGHGFFCKASELRLEASGADDLDKLLISTLFEVVFSESRNSPFILFMKDAEKSMAGSSESYSTFKNRLEKLPANIVVLGSHAHTDNRKEKSHPGGLLFTKFGSNQTALLDLAFPDSFGKLHDRGKEVTKTTKLLTKLFPNKVTIHMPQDEALLSAWKQQLDRDADTLKMKGNLNSLRTVLNRNGLDCDGLDTLCIKDQTFSVESAEKVVGWALSHHLMQNPAADPDVRLVLSPVSIQYGLEILQAMQNESKSLKKSLKDIVTENEFEKRLLADVIPPSDIGVTFDDIGALENVKDTLKELVMLPLQRPELFCKGQLTKPCKGILLFGPPGTGKTMLAKAVATEAGANFINISMSSITSKWFGEGEKYVKAVFSLASKIAPSVVFVDEVDSMLGRRENPGEHEAMRKMKNEFMVNWDGLRTKDTERVLVLAATNRPFDLDEAVIRRLPRRLMVNLPDAPNRAKILKVILAKEDLSPDVDLDAVASMTDGYSGSDLKNLCVTAAYQPIREILEKEKKEHAAALAEGRPTPTPCGGADIRPLNMDDFKNAHERVCASVSSESINMTELLQWNELYGEGGSRRKKSLSYFM, from the exons ATGGTAGCTACAAGGAGAAGTGGATCTCTACCCTCCACCGCTAAACGCTCCGCTTCATCCGACGATGATTCTTCCTCTAAGCGACACAAG gTGGATAATAATAGTAATGCGGAGTCGTCGGAGAAACCGAAGTTGTCGTCGGAGAAACCGACGGAGAATCCTAAGGAGTTGTCTTCTACTGAACCGCCGGAATTTGGGGTCGGCGCCGTTACTCCTCAGGCTGGCGGTGCCGCCGCCGCCGCCTCTGACAAGGGTGATGATGCACCTGCCGTATCGGTTGCTACACCTGTAGCAGAAG GGGCGACACCTGCTATAGTTGATAAGCCGAGGAGTTCGGTGACTTTGAGGAAGCTGAATCAAGGTTCGGAAACGACGTCACCTTGGTGTAGGCTTATATCCGAGTTTCCACAG AACCCAACTATACATGTTTCCgcgacaacattcatgattggtTCTAGCAAAAATGCTCATCTTCCTATCAAGCAACAAACAGTTAGTGCAACTTTATGTTTAATAAGGCTTACACAG CACGAAGGAAATTGGGTTGCTGTGCTGGAGAGCAGGGGCAAAGGATCTGTGCAAGTTAATGGAAAGACAGTTAGAAAAAACAGTAGTTGCATTCTGAAGTCAGGCGATGAGCTTGTTTTCGGTGTTACGGGGACTCATGCTTAT ATATTTGAGCAGCTGCCGCATGAGCTTGGAGTTAAGTCACCTCCTTCAGATGTTAGGACCAGTGCAGGTAAATTAGTGCGTGTTGAAAGAAGAGCAGGAGATGCCTCAGCTGTAGCAGGTGCTTCCATTTTGGCATCGCTTTCAAGCCTGCGGCAAGACCCATCGCGTTTGAAACCTACGTCTCAGGTTAGTGGGAATGAGCCTTCTTCCCCTGTTATTCACGAAGACGAGTTTGATGGCCTCGAAGTCGATTCAGCTGCAAATGTTGGCAGCAGCAGTGCTGCTGATGTTGGGTTGACTAGCAAGATCCTCCCTCTTGATGGAAATCTGAACGCTAGCAGAGATGCAGGCGAT ATACCAGAGGAAAGAGAGTGGACAAGAGATTCAATGCCAGCTTCCGCAGCAGGGGTGTCTGTGAGATGTGCCGTATTTAAAGAAGAGATCCACGCTGCAATAGTTGATGGACAACAGctagatatttcatttgatagcTTCCCATATTACTTGAG TGAGAACACAAAAAATGTGCTGATTGCGGCTGCATATATACATCTGAAGCATAAAGAACAAGTAAAATATACTTCTGAGCTAGCCACTATCAACCCAAGAATTCTGCTCTCAGGTCCTGCAG GTTCTGAGATTTATCAGGAGATGCTGGCAAAGGCACTTGCTCATTTTTATGGAGCTAAATTGCTCATCTTTGATAGCCATTCCTTTTTGGGT GGTCTATCAGCAAAGGAGGCTGAACTACTAAAAGAGGGATGCAGTGCACATAAGATGTCCACAAACTCCAAGCAGATTCCTGGAGAACCTGACATGCCTAAAGGCAATGAGTCATCATCTGGTCAAGCAACTAATGCTGACACTCAGACTgattttttgggtttggaagcACAACCAAAGATGGAGAGTAGCAATGTAGCGTCTTTAGCCGGGACATCAAAGAATACCTTGTTCAAGACAG GTGATAAGGTGAGGTTCATTGGTTCTGCTTCTGGTGGTTTATATTCAAGCTCTGCCAG AGGGCCAGCTTTTGGGACTCGAGGGAAGATTGTGTTGCCTTTTGAAGATAATCCATCATCAAAAATTGGTGTAAGGTTTGATAAGCCAATACCAGACGGGGTTAACTTTGGGGGTCTTTGTGATGATGGTCATGGATTCTTTTGCAAGG ccAGTGAGCTACGCTTGGAAGCCTCTGGTGCCGATGATCTTGACAAGTTACTCATTAGCACATTGTTTGAG GTTGTATTCAGCGAGAGCAGAAATTCCCCCTTCATTTTATTTATGAAAGATGCTGAGAAATCTATGGCGGGTAGTTCAGAATCGTATTCCACTTTTAAAAATCGGCTTGAAAAGCTTCCTGCTAACATCGTTGTTCTTGGATCTCACGCTCACACAGATAACCGCAAGGAAAAG TCACATCCTGGGGGATTACTCTTCACCAAATTTGGCAGCAATCAAACTGCTTTGCTCGATTTGGCTTTCCCG GATAGTTTTGGGAAGTTGCATGACAGGGGAAAGGAAGTTACCAAGACAACTAAACTGCTGACAAAGCTTTTCCCCAACAAAGTGACCATTCACATGCCACAG GATGAAGCGCTTTTATCTGCTTGGAAGCAGCAGTTGGATCGAGATGCTGATACTCTCAAAATGAAGGGAAATTTGAATAGTTTGCGAACA GTTCTTAATCGGAATGGATTGGATTGTGATGGACTCGACACGTTGTGCATCAAAGACCAAACCTTTTCTGTTGAAA gtgcagagaaggtggttggatgGGCCTTGAGCCATCATTTGATGCAGAACCCTGCTGCAGATCCTGACGTGAGGCTTGTATTGTCTCCTGTGAG CATTCAGTATGGATTGGAAATTCTTCAAGCTATGCAAAATGAAAGCAAGAGCTTGAAGAAGTCACTTAAG GATATTGTGACTGAGAATGAATTTGAGAAGAGACTTCTGGCAGATGTTATCCCCCCAAGTGATATTGGAGTAACGTTTGATGATATTGGTGCGCTTGAAAATGTCAAAGATACATTAAAAGAGCTGGTCATGCTTCCTTTGCAAAGACCTGAACTTTTCTGCAAGGGTCAACTAACCAAG CCCTGCAAGGGAATACTTCTGTTTGGACCCCCTGGAACTGGGAAAACCATGCTCGCGAAAGCAGTTGCCACTGAAGCGGGTGCGAACTTTATCAATATTTCAATGTCAAGTATCACTTCAAAG TGGTTTGGTGAGGGTGAGAAATATGTGAAGGCTGTCTTCTCCCTGGCTAGTAAAATTGCTCCGAGTGTCGTTTTTGTTGATGAA GTTGATAGCATGCTGGGCCGACGGGAAAATCCAGGAGAACACGAGGCCATGCgtaaaatgaaaaatgaattcaTGGTGAATTGGGATGGCTTGCGTACGAAAGATACTGAACGAGTGTTGGTACTTGCAGCAACAAACAGACCGTTTGACCTTGATGAGGCTGTCATAAGGCGACTGCCCCGTAG GCTGATGGTCAATTTACCAGATGCTCCTAATAGAGCAAAAATTCTGAAAGTGATACTTGCAAAAGAAGACTTGTCTCCGGATGTTGATCTGGATGCAGTTGCCAGTATGACAGATGGATATTCTGGAAGTGACCTTAAG AATCTCTGTGTTACAGCAGCATATCAACCCATTAgagaaatcctagaaaaagaaaagaag GAGCATGCTGCAGCTTTGGCAGAAGGTAGACCTACGCCAACACCATGCGGTGGTGCAGACATACGGCCTCTGAACATGGACGACTTCAAAAATGCTCATGAGCGG GTTTGTGCAAGCGTTTCATCGGAGTCCATAAATATGACGGAGCTTCTTCAGTGGAATGAACTATATGGAGAGGGGGGCTCTAGAAGGAAGAAGTccttgagttatttcatgtaa
- the LOC124895609 gene encoding uncharacterized protein LOC124895609 isoform X2 has translation MVATRRSGSLPSTAKRSASSDDDSSSKRHKVDNNSNAESSEKPKLSSEKPTENPKELSSTEPPEFGVGAVTPQAGGAAAAASDKGDDAPAVSVATPVAEGATPAIVDKPRSSVTLRKLNQGSETTSPWCRLISEFPQNPTIHVSATTFMIGSSKNAHLPIKQQTVSATLCLIRLTQHEGNWVAVLESRGKGSVQVNGKTVRKNSSCILKSGDELVFGVTGTHAYIFEQLPHELGVKSPPSDVRTSAGKLVRVERRAGDASAVAGASILASLSSLRQDPSRLKPTSQVSGNEPSSPVIHEDEFDGLEVDSAANVGSSSAADVGLTSKILPLDGNLNASRDAGDIPEEREWTRDSMPASAAGVSVRCAVFKEEIHAAIVDGQQLDISFDSFPYYLSENTKNVLIAAAYIHLKHKEQVKYTSELATINPRILLSGPAGSEIYQEMLAKALAHFYGAKLLIFDSHSFLGGLSAKEAELLKEGCSAHKMSTNSKQIPGEPDMPKGNESSSGQATNADTQTDFLGLEAQPKMESSNVASLAGTSKNTLFKTGDKVRFIGSASGGLYSSSARGPAFGTRGKIVLPFEDNPSSKIGVRFDKPIPDGVNFGGLCDDGHGFFCKASELRLEASGADDLDKLLISTLFEVVFSESRNSPFILFMKDAEKSMAGSSESYSTFKNRLEKLPANIVVLGSHAHTDNRKEKSHPGGLLFTKFGSNQTALLDLAFPDSFGKLHDRGKEVTKTTKLLTKLFPNKVTIHMPQDEALLSAWKQQLDRDADTLKMKGNLNSLRTVLNRNGLDCDGLDTLCIKDQTFSVEKKVVGWALSHHLMQNPAADPDVRLVLSPVSIQYGLEILQAMQNESKSLKKSLKDIVTENEFEKRLLADVIPPSDIGVTFDDIGALENVKDTLKELVMLPLQRPELFCKGQLTKPCKGILLFGPPGTGKTMLAKAVATEAGANFINISMSSITSKWFGEGEKYVKAVFSLASKIAPSVVFVDEVDSMLGRRENPGEHEAMRKMKNEFMVNWDGLRTKDTERVLVLAATNRPFDLDEAVIRRLPRRLMVNLPDAPNRAKILKVILAKEDLSPDVDLDAVASMTDGYSGSDLKNLCVTAAYQPIREILEKEKKEHAAALAEGRPTPTPCGGADIRPLNMDDFKNAHERVCASVSSESINMTELLQWNELYGEGGSRRKKSLSYFM, from the exons ATGGTAGCTACAAGGAGAAGTGGATCTCTACCCTCCACCGCTAAACGCTCCGCTTCATCCGACGATGATTCTTCCTCTAAGCGACACAAG gTGGATAATAATAGTAATGCGGAGTCGTCGGAGAAACCGAAGTTGTCGTCGGAGAAACCGACGGAGAATCCTAAGGAGTTGTCTTCTACTGAACCGCCGGAATTTGGGGTCGGCGCCGTTACTCCTCAGGCTGGCGGTGCCGCCGCCGCCGCCTCTGACAAGGGTGATGATGCACCTGCCGTATCGGTTGCTACACCTGTAGCAGAAG GGGCGACACCTGCTATAGTTGATAAGCCGAGGAGTTCGGTGACTTTGAGGAAGCTGAATCAAGGTTCGGAAACGACGTCACCTTGGTGTAGGCTTATATCCGAGTTTCCACAG AACCCAACTATACATGTTTCCgcgacaacattcatgattggtTCTAGCAAAAATGCTCATCTTCCTATCAAGCAACAAACAGTTAGTGCAACTTTATGTTTAATAAGGCTTACACAG CACGAAGGAAATTGGGTTGCTGTGCTGGAGAGCAGGGGCAAAGGATCTGTGCAAGTTAATGGAAAGACAGTTAGAAAAAACAGTAGTTGCATTCTGAAGTCAGGCGATGAGCTTGTTTTCGGTGTTACGGGGACTCATGCTTAT ATATTTGAGCAGCTGCCGCATGAGCTTGGAGTTAAGTCACCTCCTTCAGATGTTAGGACCAGTGCAGGTAAATTAGTGCGTGTTGAAAGAAGAGCAGGAGATGCCTCAGCTGTAGCAGGTGCTTCCATTTTGGCATCGCTTTCAAGCCTGCGGCAAGACCCATCGCGTTTGAAACCTACGTCTCAGGTTAGTGGGAATGAGCCTTCTTCCCCTGTTATTCACGAAGACGAGTTTGATGGCCTCGAAGTCGATTCAGCTGCAAATGTTGGCAGCAGCAGTGCTGCTGATGTTGGGTTGACTAGCAAGATCCTCCCTCTTGATGGAAATCTGAACGCTAGCAGAGATGCAGGCGAT ATACCAGAGGAAAGAGAGTGGACAAGAGATTCAATGCCAGCTTCCGCAGCAGGGGTGTCTGTGAGATGTGCCGTATTTAAAGAAGAGATCCACGCTGCAATAGTTGATGGACAACAGctagatatttcatttgatagcTTCCCATATTACTTGAG TGAGAACACAAAAAATGTGCTGATTGCGGCTGCATATATACATCTGAAGCATAAAGAACAAGTAAAATATACTTCTGAGCTAGCCACTATCAACCCAAGAATTCTGCTCTCAGGTCCTGCAG GTTCTGAGATTTATCAGGAGATGCTGGCAAAGGCACTTGCTCATTTTTATGGAGCTAAATTGCTCATCTTTGATAGCCATTCCTTTTTGGGT GGTCTATCAGCAAAGGAGGCTGAACTACTAAAAGAGGGATGCAGTGCACATAAGATGTCCACAAACTCCAAGCAGATTCCTGGAGAACCTGACATGCCTAAAGGCAATGAGTCATCATCTGGTCAAGCAACTAATGCTGACACTCAGACTgattttttgggtttggaagcACAACCAAAGATGGAGAGTAGCAATGTAGCGTCTTTAGCCGGGACATCAAAGAATACCTTGTTCAAGACAG GTGATAAGGTGAGGTTCATTGGTTCTGCTTCTGGTGGTTTATATTCAAGCTCTGCCAG AGGGCCAGCTTTTGGGACTCGAGGGAAGATTGTGTTGCCTTTTGAAGATAATCCATCATCAAAAATTGGTGTAAGGTTTGATAAGCCAATACCAGACGGGGTTAACTTTGGGGGTCTTTGTGATGATGGTCATGGATTCTTTTGCAAGG ccAGTGAGCTACGCTTGGAAGCCTCTGGTGCCGATGATCTTGACAAGTTACTCATTAGCACATTGTTTGAG GTTGTATTCAGCGAGAGCAGAAATTCCCCCTTCATTTTATTTATGAAAGATGCTGAGAAATCTATGGCGGGTAGTTCAGAATCGTATTCCACTTTTAAAAATCGGCTTGAAAAGCTTCCTGCTAACATCGTTGTTCTTGGATCTCACGCTCACACAGATAACCGCAAGGAAAAG TCACATCCTGGGGGATTACTCTTCACCAAATTTGGCAGCAATCAAACTGCTTTGCTCGATTTGGCTTTCCCG GATAGTTTTGGGAAGTTGCATGACAGGGGAAAGGAAGTTACCAAGACAACTAAACTGCTGACAAAGCTTTTCCCCAACAAAGTGACCATTCACATGCCACAG GATGAAGCGCTTTTATCTGCTTGGAAGCAGCAGTTGGATCGAGATGCTGATACTCTCAAAATGAAGGGAAATTTGAATAGTTTGCGAACA GTTCTTAATCGGAATGGATTGGATTGTGATGGACTCGACACGTTGTGCATCAAAGACCAAACCTTTTCTGTTGAAA agaaggtggttggatgGGCCTTGAGCCATCATTTGATGCAGAACCCTGCTGCAGATCCTGACGTGAGGCTTGTATTGTCTCCTGTGAG CATTCAGTATGGATTGGAAATTCTTCAAGCTATGCAAAATGAAAGCAAGAGCTTGAAGAAGTCACTTAAG GATATTGTGACTGAGAATGAATTTGAGAAGAGACTTCTGGCAGATGTTATCCCCCCAAGTGATATTGGAGTAACGTTTGATGATATTGGTGCGCTTGAAAATGTCAAAGATACATTAAAAGAGCTGGTCATGCTTCCTTTGCAAAGACCTGAACTTTTCTGCAAGGGTCAACTAACCAAG CCCTGCAAGGGAATACTTCTGTTTGGACCCCCTGGAACTGGGAAAACCATGCTCGCGAAAGCAGTTGCCACTGAAGCGGGTGCGAACTTTATCAATATTTCAATGTCAAGTATCACTTCAAAG TGGTTTGGTGAGGGTGAGAAATATGTGAAGGCTGTCTTCTCCCTGGCTAGTAAAATTGCTCCGAGTGTCGTTTTTGTTGATGAA GTTGATAGCATGCTGGGCCGACGGGAAAATCCAGGAGAACACGAGGCCATGCgtaaaatgaaaaatgaattcaTGGTGAATTGGGATGGCTTGCGTACGAAAGATACTGAACGAGTGTTGGTACTTGCAGCAACAAACAGACCGTTTGACCTTGATGAGGCTGTCATAAGGCGACTGCCCCGTAG GCTGATGGTCAATTTACCAGATGCTCCTAATAGAGCAAAAATTCTGAAAGTGATACTTGCAAAAGAAGACTTGTCTCCGGATGTTGATCTGGATGCAGTTGCCAGTATGACAGATGGATATTCTGGAAGTGACCTTAAG AATCTCTGTGTTACAGCAGCATATCAACCCATTAgagaaatcctagaaaaagaaaagaag GAGCATGCTGCAGCTTTGGCAGAAGGTAGACCTACGCCAACACCATGCGGTGGTGCAGACATACGGCCTCTGAACATGGACGACTTCAAAAATGCTCATGAGCGG GTTTGTGCAAGCGTTTCATCGGAGTCCATAAATATGACGGAGCTTCTTCAGTGGAATGAACTATATGGAGAGGGGGGCTCTAGAAGGAAGAAGTccttgagttatttcatgtaa
- the LOC124895609 gene encoding uncharacterized protein LOC124895609 isoform X3: MVATRRSGSLPSTAKRSASSDDDSSSKRHKVDNNSNAESSEKPKLSSEKPTENPKELSSTEPPEFGVGAVTPQAGGAAAAASDKGDDAPAVSVATPVAEGATPAIVDKPRSSVTLRKLNQGSETTSPWCRLISEFPQNPTIHVSATTFMIGSSKNAHLPIKQQTVSATLCLIRLTQHEGNWVAVLESRGKGSVQVNGKTVRKNSSCILKSGDELVFGVTGTHAYIFEQLPHELGVKSPPSDVRTSAGKLVRVERRAGDASAVAGASILASLSSLRQDPSRLKPTSQIPEEREWTRDSMPASAAGVSVRCAVFKEEIHAAIVDGQQLDISFDSFPYYLSENTKNVLIAAAYIHLKHKEQVKYTSELATINPRILLSGPAGSEIYQEMLAKALAHFYGAKLLIFDSHSFLGGLSAKEAELLKEGCSAHKMSTNSKQIPGEPDMPKGNESSSGQATNADTQTDFLGLEAQPKMESSNVASLAGTSKNTLFKTGDKVRFIGSASGGLYSSSARGPAFGTRGKIVLPFEDNPSSKIGVRFDKPIPDGVNFGGLCDDGHGFFCKASELRLEASGADDLDKLLISTLFEVVFSESRNSPFILFMKDAEKSMAGSSESYSTFKNRLEKLPANIVVLGSHAHTDNRKEKSHPGGLLFTKFGSNQTALLDLAFPDSFGKLHDRGKEVTKTTKLLTKLFPNKVTIHMPQDEALLSAWKQQLDRDADTLKMKGNLNSLRTVLNRNGLDCDGLDTLCIKDQTFSVESAEKVVGWALSHHLMQNPAADPDVRLVLSPVSIQYGLEILQAMQNESKSLKKSLKDIVTENEFEKRLLADVIPPSDIGVTFDDIGALENVKDTLKELVMLPLQRPELFCKGQLTKPCKGILLFGPPGTGKTMLAKAVATEAGANFINISMSSITSKWFGEGEKYVKAVFSLASKIAPSVVFVDEVDSMLGRRENPGEHEAMRKMKNEFMVNWDGLRTKDTERVLVLAATNRPFDLDEAVIRRLPRRLMVNLPDAPNRAKILKVILAKEDLSPDVDLDAVASMTDGYSGSDLKNLCVTAAYQPIREILEKEKKEHAAALAEGRPTPTPCGGADIRPLNMDDFKNAHERVCASVSSESINMTELLQWNELYGEGGSRRKKSLSYFM, from the exons ATGGTAGCTACAAGGAGAAGTGGATCTCTACCCTCCACCGCTAAACGCTCCGCTTCATCCGACGATGATTCTTCCTCTAAGCGACACAAG gTGGATAATAATAGTAATGCGGAGTCGTCGGAGAAACCGAAGTTGTCGTCGGAGAAACCGACGGAGAATCCTAAGGAGTTGTCTTCTACTGAACCGCCGGAATTTGGGGTCGGCGCCGTTACTCCTCAGGCTGGCGGTGCCGCCGCCGCCGCCTCTGACAAGGGTGATGATGCACCTGCCGTATCGGTTGCTACACCTGTAGCAGAAG GGGCGACACCTGCTATAGTTGATAAGCCGAGGAGTTCGGTGACTTTGAGGAAGCTGAATCAAGGTTCGGAAACGACGTCACCTTGGTGTAGGCTTATATCCGAGTTTCCACAG AACCCAACTATACATGTTTCCgcgacaacattcatgattggtTCTAGCAAAAATGCTCATCTTCCTATCAAGCAACAAACAGTTAGTGCAACTTTATGTTTAATAAGGCTTACACAG CACGAAGGAAATTGGGTTGCTGTGCTGGAGAGCAGGGGCAAAGGATCTGTGCAAGTTAATGGAAAGACAGTTAGAAAAAACAGTAGTTGCATTCTGAAGTCAGGCGATGAGCTTGTTTTCGGTGTTACGGGGACTCATGCTTAT ATATTTGAGCAGCTGCCGCATGAGCTTGGAGTTAAGTCACCTCCTTCAGATGTTAGGACCAGTGCAGGTAAATTAGTGCGTGTTGAAAGAAGAGCAGGAGATGCCTCAGCTGTAGCAGGTGCTTCCATTTTGGCATCGCTTTCAAGCCTGCGGCAAGACCCATCGCGTTTGAAACCTACGTCTCAG ATACCAGAGGAAAGAGAGTGGACAAGAGATTCAATGCCAGCTTCCGCAGCAGGGGTGTCTGTGAGATGTGCCGTATTTAAAGAAGAGATCCACGCTGCAATAGTTGATGGACAACAGctagatatttcatttgatagcTTCCCATATTACTTGAG TGAGAACACAAAAAATGTGCTGATTGCGGCTGCATATATACATCTGAAGCATAAAGAACAAGTAAAATATACTTCTGAGCTAGCCACTATCAACCCAAGAATTCTGCTCTCAGGTCCTGCAG GTTCTGAGATTTATCAGGAGATGCTGGCAAAGGCACTTGCTCATTTTTATGGAGCTAAATTGCTCATCTTTGATAGCCATTCCTTTTTGGGT GGTCTATCAGCAAAGGAGGCTGAACTACTAAAAGAGGGATGCAGTGCACATAAGATGTCCACAAACTCCAAGCAGATTCCTGGAGAACCTGACATGCCTAAAGGCAATGAGTCATCATCTGGTCAAGCAACTAATGCTGACACTCAGACTgattttttgggtttggaagcACAACCAAAGATGGAGAGTAGCAATGTAGCGTCTTTAGCCGGGACATCAAAGAATACCTTGTTCAAGACAG GTGATAAGGTGAGGTTCATTGGTTCTGCTTCTGGTGGTTTATATTCAAGCTCTGCCAG AGGGCCAGCTTTTGGGACTCGAGGGAAGATTGTGTTGCCTTTTGAAGATAATCCATCATCAAAAATTGGTGTAAGGTTTGATAAGCCAATACCAGACGGGGTTAACTTTGGGGGTCTTTGTGATGATGGTCATGGATTCTTTTGCAAGG ccAGTGAGCTACGCTTGGAAGCCTCTGGTGCCGATGATCTTGACAAGTTACTCATTAGCACATTGTTTGAG GTTGTATTCAGCGAGAGCAGAAATTCCCCCTTCATTTTATTTATGAAAGATGCTGAGAAATCTATGGCGGGTAGTTCAGAATCGTATTCCACTTTTAAAAATCGGCTTGAAAAGCTTCCTGCTAACATCGTTGTTCTTGGATCTCACGCTCACACAGATAACCGCAAGGAAAAG TCACATCCTGGGGGATTACTCTTCACCAAATTTGGCAGCAATCAAACTGCTTTGCTCGATTTGGCTTTCCCG GATAGTTTTGGGAAGTTGCATGACAGGGGAAAGGAAGTTACCAAGACAACTAAACTGCTGACAAAGCTTTTCCCCAACAAAGTGACCATTCACATGCCACAG GATGAAGCGCTTTTATCTGCTTGGAAGCAGCAGTTGGATCGAGATGCTGATACTCTCAAAATGAAGGGAAATTTGAATAGTTTGCGAACA GTTCTTAATCGGAATGGATTGGATTGTGATGGACTCGACACGTTGTGCATCAAAGACCAAACCTTTTCTGTTGAAA gtgcagagaaggtggttggatgGGCCTTGAGCCATCATTTGATGCAGAACCCTGCTGCAGATCCTGACGTGAGGCTTGTATTGTCTCCTGTGAG CATTCAGTATGGATTGGAAATTCTTCAAGCTATGCAAAATGAAAGCAAGAGCTTGAAGAAGTCACTTAAG GATATTGTGACTGAGAATGAATTTGAGAAGAGACTTCTGGCAGATGTTATCCCCCCAAGTGATATTGGAGTAACGTTTGATGATATTGGTGCGCTTGAAAATGTCAAAGATACATTAAAAGAGCTGGTCATGCTTCCTTTGCAAAGACCTGAACTTTTCTGCAAGGGTCAACTAACCAAG CCCTGCAAGGGAATACTTCTGTTTGGACCCCCTGGAACTGGGAAAACCATGCTCGCGAAAGCAGTTGCCACTGAAGCGGGTGCGAACTTTATCAATATTTCAATGTCAAGTATCACTTCAAAG TGGTTTGGTGAGGGTGAGAAATATGTGAAGGCTGTCTTCTCCCTGGCTAGTAAAATTGCTCCGAGTGTCGTTTTTGTTGATGAA GTTGATAGCATGCTGGGCCGACGGGAAAATCCAGGAGAACACGAGGCCATGCgtaaaatgaaaaatgaattcaTGGTGAATTGGGATGGCTTGCGTACGAAAGATACTGAACGAGTGTTGGTACTTGCAGCAACAAACAGACCGTTTGACCTTGATGAGGCTGTCATAAGGCGACTGCCCCGTAG GCTGATGGTCAATTTACCAGATGCTCCTAATAGAGCAAAAATTCTGAAAGTGATACTTGCAAAAGAAGACTTGTCTCCGGATGTTGATCTGGATGCAGTTGCCAGTATGACAGATGGATATTCTGGAAGTGACCTTAAG AATCTCTGTGTTACAGCAGCATATCAACCCATTAgagaaatcctagaaaaagaaaagaag GAGCATGCTGCAGCTTTGGCAGAAGGTAGACCTACGCCAACACCATGCGGTGGTGCAGACATACGGCCTCTGAACATGGACGACTTCAAAAATGCTCATGAGCGG GTTTGTGCAAGCGTTTCATCGGAGTCCATAAATATGACGGAGCTTCTTCAGTGGAATGAACTATATGGAGAGGGGGGCTCTAGAAGGAAGAAGTccttgagttatttcatgtaa